The following coding sequences are from one Triticum dicoccoides isolate Atlit2015 ecotype Zavitan chromosome 4A, WEW_v2.0, whole genome shotgun sequence window:
- the LOC119286019 gene encoding auxilin-related protein 1-like gives MDGIEGLLARDFGVRPQGKAAPMAAARGGGSAWPNPRSIPAPSYDGLFGAPVPAASASGPPLDSIFDSFKGPSSSSSSATGTKPLFDDDFFEPVRGTRVSNSTYDSDGVSGAGAAAAPAYDVFTSSNRSAPPSYDDFLGGFGGKPQAEEIKRSVVVEDDDDLLGGFGMKPAREKKSVVEEDQQGNGFDDLIPGFASSSPPKSRNTNDDNKKKPAIPASKSTASFVDDPFVVLERVSVSGSAYPSPGRFTDPLEDLDKSANAEGMSVDSAAAADSLFKDSSAFDQAPKSDPLFTSEMNGDTKDSHLQSKARESSSVQSSVKRNPASRSSLEDFGNGMAKPQSARYSDIHVDDSSERYSGNGMDNQSPISTESEDDIWLTVSEIPLFTQPTSAPPPSRSPPLLKQKPLGAKANVEDDEYVSQSSQKHNQYKDTPEQADDSSVDESEGVAMGKHQMPAYYDKNAFDDDEEFDSNSSAREERESQERLEHAREMRLREEQRRVEKERVLEQQREKQAVERATKEARERAAAEARAKAERDARQRSHRAAVQRAHQEARERAAAEAKDRVARAAAEERERAAAEERERAAAEARDRERPAARGRAAAERAAAERVQQEARKRAERVAVERAAAEARQRQAAAAAAAAKEKQSTPNDVESFFRMDARDTSAAKQRAPTPTVDSMFDSQPQGRGTVNGSQRTASTSASTRKTNPPSATNIFGNGLSDLFEFESTRSSSDAFQDVEGESEERRRARLERHQRTRERAAKALAEKNERDMQVQREQAERDRIGDSLDFEIKRWAAGKEGNLRALLSTLQYILWPECGWQAVSLTDLITGAAVKKQYRKATLCIHPDKVQQKGATLQQKYIAEKVFDMLKEAWNKFNSEELF, from the exons ATGGACGGCATCGAGGGGCTCCTGGCGAGGGACTTCGGAGTGCGGCCGCAGGGCAAGGCCGCGCCCATGGCCGCCGCCCGCGGCGGTGGATCCGCCTGGCCCAACCCCAGATCCATCCCCGCCCCGTCCTACGACGGCCTCTTCGGCGCGCCCGTCCCCGCGGCCTCCGCCTCCGGTCCACCCCTCGACTCGATCTTCGACTCCTTCAAGGGaccctcctcatcgtcgtcgtcggcaACTGGAACCAAGCCACTGTTCGACGACGACTTCTTCGAACCGGTCCGCGGGACGAGGGTCTCCAACTCCACGTACGACAGTGACGGCGTGtccggggcgggggcggcggcggctcccgcGTACGATGTGTTCACGAGCAGCAACCGCTCGGCTCCGCCTTCCTATGACGACTTCCTAGGGGGCTTCGGCGGGAAGCCGCAAGCGGAGGAGATAAAGAGGTCGGTGGTGGTCGAGGACGACGACGACCTGCTGGGAGGGTTCGGAATGAAGCCGGCCAGGGAGAAGAAGTCGGTGGTGGAGGAGGACCAGCAGGGCAACGGGTTCGATGATCTGATCCCAGGTTTCGCCAGTAGCAGCCCTCCAAAGAGTAG GAACACTAATGACGATAACAAAAAGAAGCCAGCAATTCCAGCTTCAAAATCAACAGCCAGCTTCGTAGACGATCCATTTGTTGTCCTAGAAAGAGTTTCTGTTTCAGGTTCCGCATATCCATCCCCGGGGAGATTCACAGATCCCTTGGAAGATCTTGATAAGTCTGCAAACGCTGAAGGCATGAGTGTTGATAGTGCTGCTGCTGCTGATAGTTTATTTAAGGATTCAAGTGCTTTTGACCAGGCCCCAAAATCAGATCCTTTGTTTACCTCGGAAATGAATGGCGACACCAAGGATAGTCATCTACAAAGCAAAGCCCGAGAGTCAAGTTCTGTACAAAGCTCGGTGAAGAGAAATCCAGCAAGCAGATCTTCTCTGGAGGACTTCGGAAATGGCATGGCGAAACCACAATCTGCAAGGTACTCTGATATTCATGTCGATGACAGTTCAGAGAGATACAGTGGCAATGGTATGGATAATCAGTCACCGATATCTACTGAATCCGAAGACGATATATGGCTTACAGTTTCTGAGATCCCTCTCTTCACTCAGCCAACTAGTGCTCCGCCACCTTCCAGATCACCGCCACTTCTTAAACAAAAACCCCTGGGTGCAAAAGCAAATGTAGAAGATGACGAGTATGTGTCACAGTCCAGCCAAAAGCACAACCAGTACAAAGATACGCCAGAGCAAGCAGATGATTCTTCAGTAGATGAATCAGAAGGTGTTGCCATGGGAAAGCATCAGATGCCTGCTTATTATGATAAAAATGCTTTTGATGATGACGAAGAGTTTGATTCAAATTCATCAGCTCGTGAAGAGAGAGAAAGCCAGGAAAGATTGGAACATGCGCGAGAAATGAGACTAAGGGAGGAACAGAGAAGAGTTGAAAAGGAGAGGGTATTGGAAcagcaaagagagaaacaagctgtTGAGAGGGCTACGAAGGAGGCACGGGAGAGAGCAGCTGCTGAAGCTCGTGCAAAAGCTGAAAGGGATGCCCGCCAACGCTCACATCGTGCTGCTGTGCAGAGGGCTCATCAGGAAGCCCGTGAGAGGGCTGCAGCTGAGGCTAAAGATAGGGTTGCAAGGGCTGCGGCAGAGGAAAGGGAGAGGGCTGCTGCTGAAGAAAGGGAGAGGGCTGCTGCTGAAGCCAGGGACAGGGAGAGGCCTGCTGCTAGGGGGAGGGCTGCAGCAGAAAGAGCTGCTGCGGAGAGAGTTCAGCAAGAAGCAAGGAAGAGAGCTGAGCGAGTTGCGGTGGAAAGAGCTGCTGCTGAGGCTCGACAAAGGCAGGCAGCAGCAGCTGCAGCGGCggcaaaagaaaaacagagcacacCAAATGATGTTGAGTCCTTCTTTCGTATGGATGCTCGAGATACTAGTGCAGCAAAGCAGAGGGCCCCAACACCAACAGTG GACTCTATGTTTGATTCTCAACCACAAGGTAGAGGAACAGTTAATGGATCACAGAGAACAGCCTCTACGTCGGCCTCTACCAGAAAAACAAACCCACCATCAGCCACAAATATTTTTGGCAATGGTCTATCTGACctatttgaatttgaaagta CCCGATCATCATCTGACGCATTTCAAGATGTTGAGGGGGAGAGTGAAGAAAGAAGACGTGCTAGGTTAGAACGTCATCAGAGGACCCGTGAGCGAGCG gcaaaagctttggctgagaagAATGAACGAGATATGCAGGTTCAGAGGGAACAAGCAGAAAGAGAT AGAATTGGTGACTCATTAGACTTTGAAATTAAGAGGTGGGCTGCTGGAAAAGAGGGCAACTTGCGTGCTTTACTATCAACTCTGCAATAT ATACTTTGGCCAGAGTGTGGATGGCAAGCTGTATCCTTGACTGATTTGATTACTGGTGCTGCTGTTAAAAAGCAGTACAGAAAGGCAACGTTATGCATCCATCCTGATAAGGTGCAACAGAAGGGTGCGACTCTTCAACAGAAATATATTGCTGAGAAGGTCTTTGACATGCTCAAG GAGGCATGGAACAAATTCAATTCTGAAGAGCTGTTTTAA